CCATTGCCCGCCTCGGCGAGCGCCAGCATCTCATCCAGGTTGGCGATGCGGCACACCACGTGCGTGGGCAATGGCTCGCGTGCACCAAAGGCCGCCCGCCACCACGGGCCGAGCATCGCCAGATCCGCATCGAACGCGATGAAGCGCTGAGCCGCGAACTCCCGGGCCGTGCGGGGTGTGCCCCACCGCCGCACGTGGGCGGGCGAGGCCACGGCCACGAACTCCTCCTGCCCCACCGGCCGCACCTCCAGCCCTGGCTCCTCGGGCAACACGCCCACGAGGGCCACGTCCAGCTCTCCCGCGAGCAGCCGGCGCACGAGCAGGCTCGGCACGTCGAAGCGCACGCTCAAGCGCAGGTCCGGATAGCGCTCCAACAGCCCCGGCAGGCGCGGACGCAGCCAGAACCGGAAGAAGGGCCAGGGCCCCCCCAGGGACACCTCGCCCCGCACCGCGCGGTGGGCCGCGGACGCTTCCTCGAGCGCCGCGTCCAGCGCGGGCAGGTGCTCCCCGAGCCGCGCGACGAGCGCCGCCCCCGCGGCCGTGAGCCGGGCCCGCCGCCCCACCCGCTCGAACAGCGCCACGCCCACGCGCGCCTCCAGCGCCTTGAGCTGCTGTCCCACGGCGGAAGGGGTGATGCCCAGGCGCGCGGCCGCCGCGGCATGGGTCCCCGCGCGGCTCACCTCCCAGAGCGTCCACAGCGCCTCGTGATTGCCAAGCATGGCTTCACATTATGCGAAGAGCCCCTCGATTTTCTTCAGCCCGGCGCGGCGGTACTTGTCCGTTCCGTTGGCCCCGAACCCGGTGGCCCCCCGAAGAAGGAGCACGCACCATGAAGGCCCTGACCGCCGTGAAGATCCTGCTGATCGTCACCAGCCACACGCAGCTCGGAAACACGAAGGAGCCCACCGGCTTCTGGTTCGAGGAACTGGCGGCGCCCTACGCCGAGTTCACCCAGGCGGGCGCGCAGGTGGACATCGCCTCGCCGCTGGGCGGCAAGGCCTCGGCGGACCCCAAGAGCGAGAAGGAGTCCTCCGAGGCCACCCGCGCCTTCCTCGCCGACGCCACCGCGAAGAAGAAGCTCGCGAACACGCTCCCGCTGGAGAAGGTGAAGGACACCTATGACGCCTACTTCGTGGTGGGCGGCCACGGCGTGATGTGGGACCTGGCGACGCACGCGCCGCTGCACTCGCTGCTCTCGGCCGCGTATGCCCGGGGCTCGGTGGTCTCGGCCGTCTGCCATGGGCCCGCGGCGCTCGTGGGCGTGAAGGCGCCAGATGGCAAGCCCCTCGTGGCGGGCAAGCGCGTGGCGGCCTTCACCAACGAGGAGGAGAAGGCCGCGAAGCTCGACTCGGTGGTGCCCTTCGCCCTGGAGACCCGGCTGCGCGAGCAGGGCGCCCGCTTCGAGTCCGGCCCCATGTGGGGCAGCTTCGCGGTGCGTGACGGCAACCTCGTCACCGGCCAGAACCCGGCCTCGTCCGTGGCCGCCGCGCGCGAGGTCATCGCCGCGCTGCGTGAGAAGAGCGAGAAGAAGTAGTCCCCCCCCGGGAGGAGCAGCATTCTCCCTGGCACTCGACTCGCGGCGGCGTAGCATCCACCGCGCATGAGACGACTCCGCCCGCTGCTCCTCCTGATGCCTCTGCTGACCGGCTGTGAATGGGTGGCCGATCCGCTGTCCTTCACCCGGGAAGAAGTTCCGCGCTTCAAGGCCCACGCGGACCACCCCGCGCCGGTGGACAACCCCACGTCGCTCAAGGTGATGTCGTGGAACGTGAAGTACGGGGCCTGCCGCATCGACTTCTGGTTCGACTTCTGGGGTGACCGCGTCCAGATGTCCTCCACCGAGGTGACGGACTGCCTCACCCGCGTCGCCGCGCTCATCCGCGAGTACGACCCGGACATCCTCATGACGGAGGAGATCGAGGTCGACTCCAAGCGCAGCGCCTACATCGACCAGGTGCGCTTCCTGCTGGAGAACACGAACCTGCGCTACGCGGGCTACATGTCCACCTGGAAGGCGCGCTACGTGCCGTCCGAGGGCGTGGGCCGCATGGACCTGGGCAACGCCATCCTCTCGCGCTACCCCATCCTCAAGGCCGAGCGCATCCGCCAGGAAGACCGCACGGATCAGGATCCGCTCACGTCGACCTTCTACATCAAGCGCGCCATCGGCCGGGTGGAGGTGGACGTGGGCCAGGGCCGGAGGATCGCCGCCTACGTGGTGCACACCGAGGCGTATGACCAGGACGGCACCAAGCAGAAGCAGATCCAGCAGATCCACGACGTCCTGAAGGCGGAGACGCTGCCCTGGGTCATCGGAGGCGACTTCAACGAGCTGCCGCCCGTGTGCGACGAGCGCGCGCCCCGGGGCTCTCCCGAGTCGTGTGAGGGCAAGCTGCGGCTGAGCGGCTTCCTCGACGAGCGCGAGAGCAGCAAGGGCACCGAGTTCGAGCAGCCGCCCTACACGCCCAGCGTCATGAAGCAGTACTACGACGACTTCGAACCCTACATCCCCCTCTCCCGCTACGGCGTGGGCGAGGACAACCAACGGCGCTACTTCACGCACTCGGTCCTCGGCCCGGACAGCGTGAACGACCAGGGCGTGCCCGGGTATTGGAACCGCACGCTGGACTACCTCTTCATCCGCAAGGGCGAGCAATGGACGGACACCGACGTCATCCAGGGTCCTGGCCCGTTCGGCATAAAGAGCGACGCCCTGCGGCTGTCGGATCATGCCCCCGTCGTCGGAACCTGGAGGCTGCCATGAGGGCGCTGCTTCTCTGTGTCGTCCTGGCCGGCA
This window of the Cystobacter ferrugineus genome carries:
- a CDS encoding type 1 glutamine amidotransferase domain-containing protein, which translates into the protein MKALTAVKILLIVTSHTQLGNTKEPTGFWFEELAAPYAEFTQAGAQVDIASPLGGKASADPKSEKESSEATRAFLADATAKKKLANTLPLEKVKDTYDAYFVVGGHGVMWDLATHAPLHSLLSAAYARGSVVSAVCHGPAALVGVKAPDGKPLVAGKRVAAFTNEEEKAAKLDSVVPFALETRLREQGARFESGPMWGSFAVRDGNLVTGQNPASSVAAAREVIAALREKSEKK
- a CDS encoding LysR family transcriptional regulator; translation: MLGNHEALWTLWEVSRAGTHAAAAARLGITPSAVGQQLKALEARVGVALFERVGRRARLTAAGAALVARLGEHLPALDAALEEASAAHRAVRGEVSLGGPWPFFRFWLRPRLPGLLERYPDLRLSVRFDVPSLLVRRLLAGELDVALVGVLPEEPGLEVRPVGQEEFVAVASPAHVRRWGTPRTAREFAAQRFIAFDADLAMLGPWWRAAFGAREPLPTHVVCRIANLDEMLALAEAGNGIAVLPDYLVESAVRAGRVVVLEPESGRRPGRRPRGTLWVAWRRAAAPTARFLAVRDWLLEGTPGA
- a CDS encoding endonuclease/exonuclease/phosphatase family protein, whose product is MRRLRPLLLLMPLLTGCEWVADPLSFTREEVPRFKAHADHPAPVDNPTSLKVMSWNVKYGACRIDFWFDFWGDRVQMSSTEVTDCLTRVAALIREYDPDILMTEEIEVDSKRSAYIDQVRFLLENTNLRYAGYMSTWKARYVPSEGVGRMDLGNAILSRYPILKAERIRQEDRTDQDPLTSTFYIKRAIGRVEVDVGQGRRIAAYVVHTEAYDQDGTKQKQIQQIHDVLKAETLPWVIGGDFNELPPVCDERAPRGSPESCEGKLRLSGFLDERESSKGTEFEQPPYTPSVMKQYYDDFEPYIPLSRYGVGEDNQRRYFTHSVLGPDSVNDQGVPGYWNRTLDYLFIRKGEQWTDTDVIQGPGPFGIKSDALRLSDHAPVVGTWRLP